A single region of the Nocardioides sp. W7 genome encodes:
- a CDS encoding ATP-binding protein, producing MICERGTTSGGIAIVVVATVVLHTVTDNPVLETGCYLGMLVGAALGAWIGAERAPPGRRLVPRLIAAGLSLNALGDVLWSVLDLAGAGTEISVADPAWFASYTVLCGALWVILRRSRSEGHVDVDFAIDAVTIVVVSLLIFWNLSIDTIVADDSASAFARTVWAAYPVADAVLLALVVRILMSPGARTAIGPSFALGICLWLAADIAYLHAPEGAAKLTDAAWMVAPVLLARAAWLVPHQRSDVPGAPVPQGWTGQMIVAVGPLMVPPALELVSDLRGKPDQPLQLFTGTAVLIALAFMRTARLIRSEADARRELEGARDAALAASRAKSMFLANISHEVRTPLTTVLATAEILEDTPLDDAQLKLVARLHRSGRLLKRLVEDILDFSRIEAGQLQLASTAFDLHAMVADAADAYEPQANQAGIRFDSHLEPGVPRTVVGDPGRLFQVLTNLLDNAVKFTHRGHITLTARPAPAGHECREVHGVELIVADTGIGIREEDHQSVFESFSQVDGSATRSYGGSGLGLAICRELAQLMGGSITLHSEYGVGTTVVVRLPVAQIDRERTATGPGSSRPG from the coding sequence GTGATCTGCGAGCGCGGGACGACCAGCGGTGGTATCGCGATCGTCGTCGTGGCGACGGTGGTGCTCCACACCGTCACGGACAACCCGGTCCTCGAGACCGGCTGCTACCTCGGCATGTTGGTCGGCGCGGCCCTCGGCGCGTGGATCGGGGCCGAGCGCGCACCCCCCGGACGGCGGCTGGTGCCGCGCCTCATCGCGGCCGGGCTCTCCCTGAATGCGCTGGGCGACGTGCTGTGGTCCGTCCTCGACCTCGCGGGCGCCGGGACCGAGATATCGGTCGCGGACCCAGCGTGGTTCGCCAGCTACACGGTCCTCTGCGGCGCGCTGTGGGTGATCCTGCGCCGGAGCCGGAGCGAGGGTCACGTCGACGTGGACTTCGCCATCGACGCGGTGACGATCGTCGTGGTCAGCCTGCTGATCTTCTGGAACCTCTCGATCGACACGATCGTCGCCGACGACAGCGCGTCGGCGTTCGCGCGGACCGTGTGGGCGGCGTACCCCGTCGCGGACGCGGTGCTGCTCGCCCTCGTGGTGCGCATCCTGATGAGCCCCGGCGCGCGTACGGCGATCGGACCCTCGTTCGCCCTGGGGATCTGCCTGTGGCTGGCGGCCGACATCGCCTATCTGCACGCGCCCGAGGGCGCCGCGAAGCTGACGGACGCCGCCTGGATGGTGGCCCCAGTCCTGTTGGCCCGCGCCGCCTGGCTAGTCCCCCACCAGCGGAGCGACGTGCCAGGTGCCCCGGTTCCTCAGGGCTGGACCGGGCAGATGATCGTCGCGGTCGGCCCCCTGATGGTGCCGCCCGCGCTGGAGCTCGTCTCCGACCTGCGCGGAAAGCCCGACCAGCCACTCCAGCTGTTCACCGGCACCGCGGTCCTGATCGCGCTCGCCTTCATGCGCACCGCCCGGTTGATCCGCTCCGAGGCGGACGCCCGCCGCGAGCTCGAGGGGGCGCGCGACGCGGCGCTGGCCGCCTCCCGCGCCAAGTCGATGTTCCTGGCCAACATCAGTCACGAGGTCCGCACCCCGCTGACCACCGTCCTCGCCACCGCGGAGATCCTCGAGGACACGCCTCTCGACGACGCCCAGCTCAAGCTGGTGGCCAGGCTGCACCGCTCGGGGCGTCTGCTGAAGAGGCTGGTCGAGGACATCCTCGACTTCTCCCGGATCGAAGCCGGACAGCTCCAGCTGGCCTCGACGGCCTTCGACCTCCACGCCATGGTGGCCGACGCTGCCGACGCCTACGAACCGCAGGCGAACCAGGCAGGCATCCGGTTCGACTCTCACCTCGAACCCGGGGTTCCTCGGACCGTCGTCGGCGACCCCGGCCGACTCTTCCAGGTCCTGACCAACCTCCTGGACAACGCCGTGAAGTTCACCCACCGGGGACACATCACCCTCACCGCGCGTCCCGCACCTGCCGGCCACGAGTGCAGGGAGGTGCACGGGGTGGAGTTGATCGTGGCCGATACCGGCATCGGGATCCGTGAAGAGGACCACCAGTCGGTCTTCGAGTCCTTCAGCCAGGTCGACGGGTCGGCGACCCGGAGCTACGGCGGCAGCGGCCTCGGGCTGGCGATCTGCCGGGAGCTCGCGCAGCTGATGGGTGGGTCGATCACCCTGCACAGCGAGTACGGCGTCGGCACCACGGTCGTCGTCCGCCTACCGGTGGCACAGATCGACCGAGAACGCACCGCGACCGGCCCCGGGTCATCTCGGCCGGGGTGA
- a CDS encoding PP2C family protein-serine/threonine phosphatase, whose amino-acid sequence MAAAEAVSPVDAVEAVTRELGVALGASRVSFLIADMSGRALVRLAHVQLRPSGGDVKSPVARGERRAGEESATVVAFDGGPAERAVRSQEVQVVAPASDGSGSGGGSWLVLAPVAERGEVIGVLELTLPHRPDAAVRGEIGQLAHLLAFVVIANRRHTDLFEWGQRSRPLSLSAEVQHRLLPGPQTCEAGSFTLAGWLEPAADIAGDTFDFSLARDLLHLSVTDAMGHGVAAALAATLCVAGLRNARNEGRSLLEQVTSTNESLFEHAAESGLEDFVTGLIGRVDLHTGTMDLVNAGHVAPYLARGSHVSAVDIAVGLPLGLFDDSSYQVNQLALQPGDRVVFLTDGMLERTAVKADLPGAIAETRSLHPREAVRALADRVIEASGKALDDDATVLCLDWHGGHGRDRDSVHGAEQTRASPLQVTPVNA is encoded by the coding sequence TTGGCTGCTGCCGAGGCGGTGTCGCCGGTCGATGCCGTCGAGGCCGTGACCCGCGAGCTGGGGGTCGCACTGGGCGCGAGCAGGGTCTCCTTCCTCATCGCCGACATGTCGGGGCGGGCCCTGGTCCGTCTCGCGCACGTCCAGCTCCGCCCCAGCGGGGGTGATGTGAAGAGTCCGGTCGCGCGCGGCGAGCGGCGTGCCGGTGAGGAGTCCGCCACGGTGGTGGCGTTCGACGGCGGTCCGGCGGAGCGCGCGGTGCGCTCCCAGGAGGTCCAGGTCGTCGCGCCCGCATCGGACGGTTCGGGGTCCGGCGGCGGCTCCTGGCTGGTGCTGGCGCCGGTGGCCGAGCGCGGGGAGGTCATCGGAGTCCTGGAGCTGACCCTTCCCCACCGGCCGGACGCCGCGGTACGCGGTGAGATCGGTCAGCTGGCGCACCTGTTGGCGTTCGTGGTGATCGCGAACCGGCGGCACACGGATCTGTTCGAGTGGGGACAGCGCAGTCGGCCCCTGAGCCTGTCGGCGGAGGTGCAGCACCGGCTGCTCCCGGGGCCCCAGACCTGTGAGGCGGGATCGTTCACCCTCGCTGGCTGGCTGGAACCCGCGGCGGACATCGCTGGAGACACCTTCGACTTCAGCCTGGCTCGCGATCTGCTGCACCTCTCCGTGACCGACGCGATGGGCCACGGCGTGGCTGCCGCCCTTGCTGCGACCTTGTGCGTGGCGGGGCTGCGCAACGCCCGCAACGAGGGTCGGTCCCTGCTGGAGCAGGTCACCTCGACGAACGAGTCGCTGTTCGAGCATGCGGCCGAGTCCGGGCTGGAGGACTTCGTCACGGGCCTGATCGGCCGCGTGGACCTGCACACGGGCACGATGGACCTGGTCAACGCCGGCCACGTCGCGCCGTACCTGGCCCGGGGTTCGCACGTGAGTGCCGTCGACATTGCGGTGGGCCTTCCCCTCGGCCTGTTCGACGACTCGAGCTATCAGGTCAACCAGCTCGCCCTGCAGCCCGGTGACCGGGTCGTGTTCCTCACCGACGGCATGCTCGAGCGCACGGCCGTCAAGGCCGACCTCCCGGGGGCGATCGCCGAGACCAGGTCCCTGCACCCGCGGGAGGCGGTCCGCGCCCTGGCCGATCGCGTCATCGAGGCGAGTGGCAAGGCACTGGACGACGACGCAACCGTGCTCTGCCTGGACTGGCACGGCGGACACGGACGAGACCGCGACAGCGTCCACGGAGCCGAGCAGACGCGGGCCAGCCCGTTGCAGGTCACTCCGGTCAACGCCTAG
- a CDS encoding class I SAM-dependent methyltransferase, with product MTETDPMADEFDTVAWWTATAVAELGAEYALPAACRGSGSPAALDWLAGAMGVRAGTRLLDSGAGVGGPAEYVARGLDAAPVLAEPMEGACRAARTLFGKPVVVADGAALPFPDATFDCAWSLGVLCTLEDKRSYLRELIRVVRPGGPVGMLVYTRAVDVLPDQPEGNHFPSRAELDADLGACGLTVLDETRLTDVAGTPDDWQDAAARVEEVIEQQHGHDERWKRAQAQQDTITALIGDGLVVGVLMACRAGSPRPR from the coding sequence ATGACGGAGACGGATCCCATGGCCGACGAGTTCGACACGGTCGCGTGGTGGACGGCGACGGCGGTGGCCGAGCTCGGTGCGGAGTACGCGCTTCCCGCGGCCTGCCGGGGCAGTGGCAGCCCGGCCGCACTCGACTGGCTGGCCGGAGCGATGGGCGTGCGCGCCGGGACTCGGCTGCTGGACTCCGGGGCCGGCGTCGGAGGACCGGCCGAGTACGTCGCGCGTGGGCTCGATGCCGCGCCCGTGCTGGCCGAGCCCATGGAGGGGGCCTGTCGTGCCGCTCGGACCCTGTTCGGCAAGCCGGTCGTGGTGGCCGACGGGGCCGCCCTCCCGTTCCCCGACGCGACCTTCGACTGCGCGTGGTCCCTCGGCGTGCTGTGCACGCTGGAGGACAAGCGCTCCTACCTCCGCGAGCTGATCCGGGTGGTTCGTCCCGGGGGTCCGGTCGGGATGCTCGTCTACACGCGAGCGGTCGATGTCCTCCCCGACCAGCCGGAGGGGAACCACTTCCCGAGCCGCGCGGAGCTCGACGCGGACCTCGGGGCCTGCGGGCTCACGGTGCTGGACGAGACCCGGCTGACCGACGTCGCCGGCACCCCCGACGACTGGCAGGACGCCGCCGCACGGGTCGAGGAGGTCATCGAGCAGCAGCACGGGCACGACGAGCGGTGGAAGCGCGCCCAGGCGCAGCAGGACACCATCACCGCCCTGATCGGCGATGGTCTCGTCGTCGGGGTCCTGATGGCCTGTCGGGCGGGCTCACCCCGGCCGAGATGA
- a CDS encoding DedA family protein, translated as MTATWVGALSEVDPDNPAAAYLWVFILIALDGVMPIFPGETTLNAASTVAAQGKLELAPVIVMGALGAIVGDSCLFWLARTYRHRIEGQVARARANERVRSAFELLDSSAGVLIIGGRYLPGMRFVVNATMGLSNISYRRYLPWSVLSGILWSTYTCVLAYEIGQALGDLPLASFLISGLVTTVAVAVIFFTVRRNRRRTATSDDS; from the coding sequence ATGACGGCGACGTGGGTGGGCGCCCTCTCGGAAGTCGACCCGGACAACCCCGCCGCGGCGTACCTGTGGGTGTTCATCCTGATCGCCCTGGACGGGGTGATGCCGATCTTCCCCGGCGAGACGACGTTGAACGCCGCCTCGACGGTCGCCGCCCAGGGCAAGCTCGAACTGGCTCCCGTCATCGTCATGGGTGCGCTGGGCGCCATCGTCGGAGACTCCTGCCTGTTCTGGTTGGCGCGCACCTATCGGCACCGGATCGAGGGCCAGGTGGCCCGGGCCCGGGCCAACGAGCGGGTACGGAGCGCCTTCGAGCTGCTGGACTCCAGCGCCGGCGTGCTCATCATCGGCGGGCGCTACCTGCCCGGCATGCGCTTCGTGGTCAACGCGACCATGGGGCTCTCGAACATCTCCTATCGGCGCTACCTGCCGTGGTCGGTGCTCAGCGGGATCCTCTGGAGCACCTACACCTGCGTGCTGGCCTACGAGATCGGCCAGGCCCTGGGGGACCTCCCGCTGGCGTCGTTCCTGATCTCGGGACTGGTGACGACCGTGGCCGTGGCGGTGATCTTCTTCACCGTCCGCCGGAACCGGCGGAGAACCGCCACGAGCGACGACTCCTGA
- a CDS encoding GlsB/YeaQ/YmgE family stress response membrane protein yields the protein MEIVGILVAGLIIGLLGKLVAPGDKDNIPLWLTLLCGIGGVLIGLGVYQAFGGDGSAGIDWTRWIVSIAIAAVLVVVASTVTGRSRTKAHH from the coding sequence ATGGAGATCGTGGGCATTCTCGTGGCCGGCCTCATCATCGGCCTGCTCGGCAAGCTCGTCGCCCCCGGCGACAAGGACAACATCCCGCTGTGGCTGACGCTGCTGTGCGGGATCGGAGGAGTCCTGATCGGGCTCGGGGTCTACCAGGCCTTCGGCGGCGACGGCTCGGCGGGAATCGACTGGACCCGTTGGATCGTCTCCATCGCGATCGCTGCGGTGCTGGTCGTCGTCGCGTCGACCGTCACGGGCCGCAGCCGTACCAAGGCTCACCACTGA